In Streptantibioticus cattleyicolor NRRL 8057 = DSM 46488, a genomic segment contains:
- a CDS encoding ATP-binding protein, whose amino-acid sequence MATVELRFSALPEHVRTARLVAAAVARRAGVDEAVLDEVRLAVGEACTRAVGLHRLNGVELPVRVVLTEEEKKFSIAVGDEIPTAPTVPAARAEGETSGRPAPAPAGEEAGEEVEMGLAVISGLVDDVEVIEGPTGGVIRMSWPTTPAITLP is encoded by the coding sequence ATGGCCACCGTTGAACTGCGCTTCAGCGCCCTGCCCGAGCACGTCCGCACCGCCCGTCTGGTCGCGGCGGCGGTGGCGCGCCGCGCCGGGGTGGACGAGGCCGTGCTCGACGAGGTCCGGCTGGCCGTCGGCGAGGCGTGCACCCGCGCCGTCGGGCTGCACCGGCTCAACGGGGTCGAGTTGCCGGTACGGGTGGTGCTGACCGAGGAGGAGAAGAAGTTCTCCATCGCGGTGGGCGACGAGATCCCGACCGCGCCGACCGTTCCCGCGGCCCGCGCGGAGGGGGAGACCTCCGGCCGTCCGGCACCCGCTCCGGCGGGCGAGGAGGCCGGGGAGGAGGTCGAGATGGGGCTCGCGGTGATCAGCGGGCTCGTCGACGACGTCGAGGTGATCGAAGGACCCACCGGCGGCGTCATCCGGATGAGCTGGCCGACGACCCCGGCGATCACGCTCCCCTGA
- a CDS encoding STAS domain-containing protein has translation MDLSLSTRTVSGPGGDRTVVEVGGEIDVYTAPKLREQLVELVNDGSYHLVVDMEGVDFLDSTGLGVLVGGLKRVRAHEGSLRLVCNQERILKIFRITGLTKVFPIHDSVEAAVSATD, from the coding sequence GTGGACCTGTCCCTTTCGACTCGCACTGTTTCCGGTCCGGGCGGCGACCGCACGGTCGTCGAGGTCGGTGGCGAGATTGATGTGTACACCGCGCCCAAGCTGCGGGAGCAGCTGGTCGAGCTCGTCAACGACGGCAGCTACCACCTGGTCGTGGACATGGAGGGCGTGGACTTCCTCGACTCCACCGGCCTCGGTGTGCTGGTCGGCGGGCTCAAGCGGGTGCGTGCCCACGAGGGCTCGCTGCGCCTGGTCTGCAACCAGGAGCGCATTCTGAAGATTTTCCGGATCACCGGTCTGACCAAGGTGTTCCCCATCCACGACTCGGTCGAGGCGGCCGTCTCGGCGACCGACTGA